AAAGGATagaaacatttttaataggAATCAGCTGCCGTTTATGAGAACTGTCCAAAATAAAGAAAGAGGTAAGTAATTTATTCCGGTCCtgttagatatttaaaaaatgttggtGCTGGTGATGCTACTAGTACTCTTATGTTTTTAAACTAAAGTAGATCTGTTGTGCTAGGTTCACAGATACCCAGATGGAACACATTCAATTTATTGTCACTCGATATAATCAAGTGAAAACATCTTGTGAAATGGGTCAGTTCAATCAATAGACTATCTACAATTGCAGTTTCACTCATTATAACACTTTAGACTcttgcgttttgaacacatattaagttatacgaacgggtctaccacCATCATTTAAGCATGCAATGAGCACAGCTagtgcaactcagctgaaacgtcggaatttaaggtaaaaaccttgattttaaattcgtataattaaatatgtgtttcaCTCATTTCCATAAAAACAAAGCAATGTTGCTTtctacaatgtaaataaatattgctaGGGGTAATATAATTATACCGTACAATTTGGTCAAATGGTTTAAAGCAAAAAAGAACTTGCTTGAgaagatgtcatatattaaagagaaaagagaaagaaaagtaactcaataaataataacttagCAATTAAGTCCTGAGTGACTATTTGCTGAGTTAATATATTAGCTGCTCAGTTTTATTTTCGGTTGCTTGTTTTATAATTGTCcaataaacattattttcagTATTTCTCGACTCCTCAAGGCAAGTGCGTTCCCAGCCCCTCCATAGGGCCAGGATGGCAGTAAATCGACAGCTAACCACTAACAAGAGAAATATAGAGACCAGATCTTTTGAAAATAGGTCCATtggtaagtttttatttaggGTGCTTGCTTAGGGACTAAGGCCTCATAGCACGAGCGCTTttacaacgcgcgttaaaaaagcgtttgaatgacacaaatggatacatgtgtatttattcacacgatggcggtggcgCTTTGGTCatcgttaaatcgaatttagcgtgcgggacGGATTCAAGTGCTTTTtaaacgcgcgttaaaaaagcgcttgtgTCTATGAGGCCTTAGGGGAAAACAGATTTTtatcaacaataaaataaataccgtTAATAAGGACTAGGTTTTAACTAGAAATTTATCAActattacattaattacataTGTTGCACTGCATAGTAGAAAATGAATTTAGTAGCATGCTAAAAGATGGTTTTACAGTGTACTTAAATGCCTTTGCGCATGTCTTTTTCAGAATTATTTTCATATAGCAAGCTATTAAGATCCTAGAacacaaactttttttaaagtaaaccgTCACCATGGATATAAATATTCCATTGGTTTATTATCTTCAGCAATTTATTGTCATTGAAATTAATAAGGTGTTGTTTCAGGTCTTAGGACAGGCAAGTTCTCAGTTAATGTATCAAATTGGAAACAAACTAAAAATACTGGTAAGatcatcatttattttgtaccgtttcctttttttaaggttccgtacgcaaagggtaaaaacgggaccctattactaagactccgctgtccgtctgtctgtcaccaggctgtatctcatgaaccgtgatagctagacagttgaaattttcacagatgatgtatttctgttgctgctataacaacaaatactaaaaagtacggaaccctcggtgggcgagtccggttTTCCTATTGTCTTTAAGGTACTACATGCACAATGGTTTTCTAGTAGAAGGACCTGCCACCTTCTACTTAGTTTAGGGACTGAAGCTACTGTAAATGTTTAATTCTTATTTACTAAACACAATACAAATAAGGCTCAAGCAGCTGACCCTTCAACACATATGTAGTTTGCtataataacttcttaccaacAGCCTCAATTAAGTGGTAGATGAGGAGAGTTTGTTACTACATTTTGCTTCATTTGACGTGTGTCTTCAATCTTCAtcactaagtaaataaaatatacctacctataacattctgtatttatttaatacatccaattaattttgtaaaaatatatcttaaactACAGGAATTACCAGGAGTGCACCAGTGAAACCAATTGTAAGAACTGTTGAAAATGACATTGAAATGTATGATGACCCCATGGACAGTGATGTCGAAATGGAGCCACGGGTATCCTTGAACCTGAACCGTAAAGCTAGCCTGCAGCTAAAGATAATAGCACATAACAATGAGCCGCGGGAAAGTAGAAGCTCTGCACACAGGTAAATACAAAATAGCGCAAGCGCTTACTTCTGAAGCTGTGGCATTTTGGTATGCGCGGGGATCTTTACCGTTGGATAAAATCTTATGTAGAAAATCGCTCGCAGGCTGTAGCTGTGAGAGGGCATATTTCTCATTACAGGTCTATCAGTTCTGGTGTACCGCAGGGTTCCCATTTGGGGCCCTTACTATTTGTCCTGTACCTTAATGATATCACTGAATGTATCAAGAACTCAAACATGCTCTTATACGCCGACGACACGAAAATTTTTAGAATCATACGAAATCCTGACGATTGTAAGTTACTGCAAAATGATCTACATAATTTCCAGACTTAGCTTTAGTAGAAAAAGGACAACTATTAATTTCAAGTATGATCTTTGCGATAAAGAGTTAACCCGTGTGAACCAGATCCGTGACCTCGGCGTAATCATGGACTCAAAGCTTACCTTTGTGCCCCACATTGacaatatcttaaaaaaatcttttaaacaGTTGGGATTCATATTGCGCGTAGGTAAGGATTTCAGGAGACCTTCGACGTATAAGATATTATTTAATAGCTATGTCCGTAGTCGATTGGAATTTGCTAGCGCAGTGTGGAACCCGCTATATAAAATTCATAGCGATAGAATAGAAAAAGtgcaaaaaaagtttgtaaaagcaATTGATTACCGCACTGGTAATAAATACATAGATTACACTACCGCTATAAAAAGACATAATATTTCTCCCTTGAGCTTGCGTCGCGAACGCACTGATGTTATTATTCTGTATAAGGTCATTAACAACATTATCGACGCCCCTGAGTTATTAAAATCTATTTCCTTTAGAGTACCCCGTCGTTGTGAGCGAGTATGTAGAAAGAAGAACCTCTTTTATATTCCCCGTAGTCGAACTTCATACGCGAGAAACGGTTTCATTAGAAGAGCTTGCAGGATGTAtgataataaatttcaaaatttagatattttcaataacaagttttgtaccttcaaacgcctgaccttgaagtgtattaataggctttaacaggctttaattagaaaattaactttaattgcacttttgttttgtttacaatttatccattttagttttatccatttttgttttatttttccattcttgttttatttttgttaaaatgaaagagtattgttgtaacattgttttgacaacttggaatttatatttctagtttaatttagtatttatatatgtcacatggttttcatactattttttaggaaactgtaggtctataagtctattaccctacattgtaacaagttattaatataagagactgtttgtttctaaataaattaaataaataaataaacaaaatcgatCTTGTCTTTACtgtaggcacagaataagtaatagtattatcatcaggcatcgtaaactgcgagcgaaatccattgaagtactagggttgtaactggttgtcatacgtcatttcaatggatttcgctcgcagtttacgatgcttGATTcacacagaacggccacgcaccgccccgccccgattcgaacttactcacacaagtcacacaatgacgcatgccgcgtgtacagacgtgccgtgtACAGAAGAGCCGCGATTTGTCGTTCTCCGGGTTAAGCTATAGATACGTTGCCTGTTAGTATCTATATAACACGACTGTTTTAGATTGTGGTGTTTCTACAGTATTTAATAACGCAAATTAGAAATTGGAACATGTTAATGATTCTTTGAAACATCGTTTTGTGTTTAGGAGTGCTCCCGTAGAACGCGATATCAGTCCACCTAGACCGCCTTCAATACTAAAGAAGCGCCCTATGGCTGCGCTCAGAACTGAGAAGAAAGTCGAGAGGCCAGAGAAGCCTAACACGGAGTACAGGATCATCGTCAGCAGCTTGGGCAGCACTGTCACCGCTGGGGATATTGAGGTGCGTCTATATTAATTATCTTAGCTTCCCGAGTAGCGATAAACCAAGTAGCGATCGAATATTCTATAAAAGCGCGTTGAAATAAACCGTTCGTTTGAATAAACCGTTGCATACCTCCTCTATTGCTAATTACTTCGTCGACTACTTTGTCTAAGAGACAACACTTACCTATTACATTACGGAGGGCCGAAAATCGAAGGTACtatatgaaattattaatttaattaatattaaattatctgTATCTTTATCACTCGAATACGAAAGAGTAGCAGGCCCTCTGCTCACTGATAGCCTCATtgaaatgcgaaagtgtgtaaGTGTAAGTTCAGGCATTTGTTACTACTCAATCTCGCAAAAACGGCTGATAGGATTTGGATGATTGATGACACTCATAAAATTTGTGCagaatttacaatacaatacaaatactctttattgtacacctCAATACAGAAAATTTGGGTTTAGATGGATTCCAATGATTTTTATTACCCATATTTTTGTTATTAGGAATTGTTTGGTGATGTTGGCGGCATGATAGAGTCCCGTCTTGTCCGTCCGGGCACGGCTGAAGTGATCTATAAGACCTTAGAAGACGCCCAGCGAGCTGTCGACCTCTACCACAAACGGCAGCTGGACGGGCAGCCAATGAACTGCTTGCTGGTCACGCCGCGCACTAACGCAGCTCCGGCAAGGTATAGCTTCCATTCACAGATCAATTTGGTATGTAGGTTTtcttttgccgcctttttctactgaccaGATTTGCTTGACCTGATATAGTAGAGTAGGCAACAAATTAcctgaccaaattacgtaggctgtttttggtatgttgtcaggaatgttaaaacgtgtttttaattgtcGCAttacgtatgttctgtccctcacgggtgcacgcgtatagctcatctatgtcATACTAGGTCTATGCCGTCATATCGGTCGATTGCACCCCACTCTCTTGAAATCGAGTGAAATATGTGCAGATTGTTTATTTCTGTGACTGAaatgtaagtatattatttaatatattcttATTATACCTATTTACTTTATTTCAGAAGCGGAAACAAGCCTGGATTATACAGCACCAATTCAAACGTTGAACCTGATCTGTCCACTTTCCACAAGGTGTTATTCAGTAATTTGTAAGTAAGTGAAATCAAACAATAATTATCTTATCAACGCAAGTAAGCATTTCAGACAAGTAGTTAAACATATTTTGTGTGCATTATGGTAATTAAAGTTAAGATATTAAAGCAAACTgagtatcaattttttttacccttAGATTTTTGTTAGACAATTCCCTCGTTTATCTGTAAAACATGTAAAAGGTCGGCACGCGGATGTGACATCACGGGCATGCGGTTATTGGAGAACTTACTTGAACTTGAGAGAGGGgctaaggctggcgtccactagactggccgaggcgaatcgaatcgaatcgcaataattcgccttctatacatttactatgaatggtaaattcgattcgacgcgccgcggctcctcgtcaatggacgcagtttcatagtaaatgtatagaaggcgaattattgcgattcgcctcggcgagcctagtggacgccagcctttagaCTACAATACTGTATACGACAATCCTATAGAAGCGACAAGAGGGGAGatattatagtctggcaaataCAACTTCACACTTGTCAGTAAAAACCAGCAAAATTATACTTgcccctttcttttgggcgctagtaggtaacacagaataagtaatagtatactTACTCACAAGTCACAcctcacacaatgacgcgtgtacagacgtgccgttcacacatagatacTAGatacgcaaatgatttttgatatGGCGAGTCCGCCCTGTGCAAGTACTAGCGTAAGATAAAGACAGTATGATGTCTGTGTTATAAACATAGGTACGATAATATAAAGAGGGAATGGGCCCCTCGGCCCTCCCTCATATGACTGAACGAGATGCTCTTATggaaccatagacatagtatagtcgccatcgcctcctacctatgctgccataacccgactgTGACGTCATgagattatataataaatgtaatgtCGGTTAGCACTCGGCCGATAATGTGGGTAGGGTTAAAGGCAGTCTCGCTCCGACCCTGCCACCGAACGGACGAGTGCATAGCTGTGCATTCGAAACCAATATAGGATGTGTTTATTGTTGTTCCCccaaatatctacctaagagGCAGGACGTCACAGTGGCGACGAGTTACCAAATAAGTGAAAATCCTGTCTCAAAAATAAGAAAGAGGGATATAAATAGCAGCTTACTAACTGCACCACTAAAGCTATTTATTGCTAAATATATCgatgtaataaataaagaacccaCGAGATGTACGTAAACGTACACAAAAAGGTTATAGGAATTGTTATTTCGTTACCCAACTTTTACCGATAATACCATGATTTTTAATCAGTATAAGTGTGTACATCAATCTAGTCAGTATTTAACTAGAAACAAAAATATTGGAAATTTactccaataaataaaaatataatatatccttgcggcatggtgccgtagatgatGCTGGCCGACAAAAAGTTATCAGTTTTATATTCTTCTCAATAAAAGGAAAGGAGAAGAATGACCCAAATAGCGCAGATATGACTACCCACAAAGCAGTCTGAGCACATAAACATTTTTGTAAGGTACACTTTTGGTATTTAAACTACAGTATGGTCGAGAAAAGAACTATTTTTGCGCTAATAGTATTACTATAAAGCATATTTCAACGTCTTATTTAGTCTGAATACTATTAAATGCTTTTGTCTGCGTAACGGTTGTTGATCTAGGTACAACTGTAGTATACATGGGACatatgaatgggacaagggcaagcgaatgatgactgtAATATATTAGTAGCTCACGAATATGTGGTATAAACGACAACTGCTTCATAATAGTTCACATAATAGTTTTAACCAgaagttatctaaataaataataagtgtaCACTTTACAATGGACGTGTCTCATAATTGTAGTGTAGACTTTATTTAGCGTCAGACTTAATAAAACTCAACTGATCAGCTGCACAACGTGTGCTATTTAGGTatcaattttaattgtttaccaAATCAGCACATTATTGCCTGAGTCTTCTTTCtagaatgtaaaaaagaaaaataagtaaataaaactgaTACGGTCGGTGAAATTTGTCGTTAAAGCAAGTAATTACCTATTCTCCATGGAAATACCTTTATGGTTGTTAATGTTGTGTTAAGATTGCACTGATCCTCCTggggcccagccatacaaggaAAAAGTCCGAAATTTGCTAATGAAATCTAAAcctttaacctcgtaagacccaccatatggtttttaaatttttaatttggactttattctataagtaaattggaacgaatttcgtttgttttacaacgctgtaaaacaaaagaaacgcTACTCTATTggtttcatcaaaaggttcaaattagattgcaatgaatatgtacattttaatgtacatttagactcacgaggataATATAGGAAAtagggttaattttattttgttttaaaatagaacaaAGCAAAGCAGATGCCACTCTGCTGCCATTGAACATTAGTGAAACGTGTCACAATGTAGCAAAATGTCATGGTTACGGCGAGGGCTtgcattgaatcctgaacgaagcgagaaattctaaaatggaatactgagcgtagtgagggattcaagtgttgaCAACGccagtgaaaataattttgctaccatgtgacccATACTGCTTTCCACTTTTcatttgagaaataaaaaaaataaaaataaagtctaaggagtaaagagtaataataataatgccctTTTCCGAATAGATGaggtaaaaattttaaatttcatcgaacttaaaaagtaggtacctactacatgtAGGACCGTGGGCCTTGGGAAGGTATGGTTATGCTTATAATAATTCTGCCACGCCAGCAGTTTGGAAACTCATGAAATGGTCTACCTTGTCCTCCTTAATTAAACGAGTTTTCAAATGCAACTACCGCGGTTATGGTACGCGGGGCAGGGTTGCTAATGCTGACtgtggtgtatttaaaacaactacacattaacacaaaagtacctgtaaatattaaaactagcaAAGTCGAGTTTCA
This genomic stretch from Cydia strobilella chromosome 6, ilCydStro3.1, whole genome shotgun sequence harbors:
- the LOC134742395 gene encoding polymerase delta-interacting protein 3-like isoform X1 — its product is MTSLIDMSLEDIILKRRKENLRSKIKPQNGNPKSQPKPTIKKKIPIVDARNKIISKKRTQITDAREKLAELAKHKDARLKLEQMRKQRIAKLQTKDRNIFNRNQLPFMRTVQNKERVFLDSSRQVRSQPLHRARMAVNRQLTTNKRNIETRSFENRSIGVVSGLRTGKFSVNVSNWKQTKNTGITRSAPVKPIVRTVENDIEMYDDPMDSDVEMEPRVSLNLNRKASLQLKIIAHNNEPRESRSSAHRSAPVERDISPPRPPSILKKRPMAALRTEKKVERPEKPNTEYRIIVSSLGSTVTAGDIEELFGDVGGMIESRLVRPGTAEVIYKTLEDAQRAVDLYHKRQLDGQPMNCLLVTPRTNAAPARSGNKPGLYSTNSNVEPDLSTFHKVLFSNL
- the LOC134742395 gene encoding polymerase delta-interacting protein 3-like isoform X2, with translation MTSLIDMSLEDIILKRRKENLRSKIKPQNGNPKSQPKPTIKKKIPIVDARNKIISKKRTQITDAREKLAELAKHKDARLKLEQMRKQRIAKLQTKDRNIFNRNQLPFMRTVQNKERVFLDSSRQVRSQPLHRARMAVNRQLTTNKRNIETRSFENRSIGLRTGKFSVNVSNWKQTKNTGITRSAPVKPIVRTVENDIEMYDDPMDSDVEMEPRVSLNLNRKASLQLKIIAHNNEPRESRSSAHRSAPVERDISPPRPPSILKKRPMAALRTEKKVERPEKPNTEYRIIVSSLGSTVTAGDIEELFGDVGGMIESRLVRPGTAEVIYKTLEDAQRAVDLYHKRQLDGQPMNCLLVTPRTNAAPARSGNKPGLYSTNSNVEPDLSTFHKVLFSNL